The genomic region CACGACCAGCGTCAGCAGGGGGAGCAGCAGGATGTCCTGCGGGTGCCGGCGCAGGTGGGAGAAGCCGCGGATCCCGCGACCGGCGAGCAGCCAGACCACCGCCAGCAGCGCGCCGTGCGTGGTGAGCTCGAGGCGGCTGAAGACCAGGTAGCCGATCGTGACGCCCATGGTGACCGGCGTGAGCAGGATCTGCAGGACCGTCACCTTGGTGACGAAAGGGGTGCGCCACAGCCAGCCCTTGTAGGCGGCGGTGAGGTAGCAGCGGTAGGAGTTGCGGCTCCAGCGCACCCGCTGCTTGACGAAGGCGCGGAACGAGGCCGGGAACATCGAGAGCGCCCGGGCGGAGGACTGGTGCACTGTCTTGAAGCCCGAGGCGAGGACCAGCCAGGTCAGCCGGCCGTCGTCCCCGGCGATGCAGCGCCGGCCGAGGAAGAACTCGTTCTCGAGGTTCTCCAGCACCGGCGTCACCGCCGAGCGGCGGTACGCCGCGGTGCGGCCGGAGACGCACGCGACCGCGCCGGCGCGGCCCATCGCCGGCACGTAGTTGTAGTAGCGCAGGTTGACCATCCAGTCGGCGATGCGTCGCCACACGTTGCCGCGCGCCTCGTAGACGTTCTGCTGGGTGCTGACCGCCCCCACCTCGGGGTCGAGGAACGGGCGCTGCACGGCGAGCAGCAGGCCGGGCTCCCACTGGGTGTCGGAGTCCACCAGGACCAGGACCTCGCTGGTCGCCATCCGGATGCCGACGCCCAGGGCCGACCGCTTGCCGGCGTGCCTGAACAGCACGGGCCGCACGACCGGGTCGTCGAGCGCCTCGAGGCGCTCGAAGGCCTCGGTGTCCGCC from Nocardioides pantholopis harbors:
- a CDS encoding glycosyltransferase, with translation MPDFADFTLPALDLAEWRAAFPLAVAGIIVWSLWIYRCVLSARARPIDNDFTATTSVVVPSFHEDPDILMRCVANWRAQHPDEIIIVLDVADTEAFERLEALDDPVVRPVLFRHAGKRSALGVGIRMATSEVLVLVDSDTQWEPGLLLAVQRPFLDPEVGAVSTQQNVYEARGNVWRRIADWMVNLRYYNYVPAMGRAGAVACVSGRTAAYRRSAVTPVLENLENEFFLGRRCIAGDDGRLTWLVLASGFKTVHQSSARALSMFPASFRAFVKQRVRWSRNSYRCYLTAAYKGWLWRTPFVTKVTVLQILLTPVTMGVTIGYLVFSRLELTTHGALLAVVWLLAGRGIRGFSHLRRHPQDILLLPLLTLVVIMVALPVKLYAFLTMNKQGWLTRSETTIGGEGQDQASLEQRERGRRTPTHADVEPALSAAGGHR